A single genomic interval of Eptesicus fuscus isolate TK198812 chromosome 10, DD_ASM_mEF_20220401, whole genome shotgun sequence harbors:
- the TRIM10 gene encoding tripartite motif-containing protein 10, which produces MAAATPVSSLEEEVSCPICQGALREPVTIDCGHNFCRGCLTRYCESPGPAAGAPACPLCKQPFRAGGLRPNWQLASVVANIERLKAGCGPGAGDACPEHGEKLYFFCEEDEAQLCALCREAAEHRAHAVRLLEEAAGPYREQIQTCLECLRKESEEIQEIQSRENQRIHFLLTQVATRRQRVVSEFARLRQFLEEQHGALLAQLEGLEGDILRQRDEFDTLVSGERSRFSALITELEEKKERSARELLTNIRSTLIRCEARKCRKPEAVSPELGQRIRDLPQQALLLQTEMKVFLEKLCCELDYEPARPALDPRTAHPKLLLSEDRLRARFCYKWQRSPDGPQRFDRATCVLARAGFTGGRHTWVVRVDLGPGGSCTAGVALGALPRKGELRLRPAAGVWAVRLAGGCASALGAFPTRLALREQPRQLRVSLDYEVGWVTFANAATREPIHTFTASFTQEVFPFFGLWGRGSSFSLSP; this is translated from the exons ATGGCCGCGGCCACCCCGGTGagcagcctggaggaggaggtcagCTGCCCCATCTGCCAGGGCGCCCTCAGGGAGCCGGTCACCATCGACTGCGGCCACAACTTCTGCCGCGGCTGCCTCACGCGGTACTGCGAGAGCCCGGGCCCGGCCGCGGGGGCGCCCGCCTGCCCGCTCTGCAAGCAGCCTTTCCGCGCCGGCGGCCTCCGGCCCAACTGGCAGCTGGCCAGCGTGGTGGCCAACATCGAGCGCCTCAAGGCGGGGTGCGGGCCGGGCGCGGGGGACGCCTGCCCGGAGCACGGGGAGAAGCTCTACTTCTTCTGCGAGGAGGACGAGGCGCAGCTGTGCGCGCTGTGCCGCGAGGCCGCGGAGCACCGAGCCCACGCCGTGCgcctcctggaggaggcggcgggGCCCTACCGG GAGCAGATACAGACGTGTCTTGAGTGTCTGAGAAAAGAGTCAGAGGAGATTCAAGAAATTCAGTCAAGAGAAAACCAAAGGATACACTTCCTCCTG ACCCAGGTGGCCACCAGGAGACAGAGAGTGGTCTCCGAGTTCGCACGCCTGCGCCAGTTCCTGGAGGAGCAGCACGGCGCCCTGCTGGCCCagctggaggggctggagggggacaTCCTGAGGCAACGGGACGAGTTTGACACGCTGGTCTCTGGGGAGCGGAGCCGGTTCAGCGCCCTGATCACGGAgctggaggagaagaaggagcGGTCGGCCAGGGAGCTGCTGACG aATATCAGGAGCACTCTAATAAG ATGTGAAGCCAGAAAGTGCCGGAAACCAGAGGCCGTGTCCCCTGAGCTGGGCCAGAGGATCCGGGACCTCCCCCAGCAGGCCCTTCTGCTGCAGACGGAGATGAAGGTGTTTCTGG AAAAACTCTGCTGTGAGTTGGACTATGAACCAG cccgccccgctctggaCCCGCGGACCGCCCACCCCAAGCTGCTGCTGTCGGAGGACCGCCTGCGGGCGCGCTTCTGCTACAAGTGGCAGCGCTCGCCCGACGGCCCCCAGCGCTTCGACCGCGCCACCTGCGTCCTGGCCCGCGCGGGCTTCACGGGGGGCCGGCACACGTGGGTGGTGCGCGTGGACCTGGGCCCGGGCGGCAGCTGCACGGCGGGCGTGGCCCTCGGGGCGCTGCCGCGGAAGGGGGAGCTGCGCCTGCGGCCCGCGGCGGGCGTGTGGGCCGTGCGGCTGGCGGGCGGCTGCGCCTCGGCGCTGGGCGCCTTCCCCACGCGGCTCGCGCTGCGGGAGCAGCCGCGCCAGCTGCGCGTGTCCCTGGACTACGAGGTGGGCTGGGTGACGTTCGCCAACGCGGCCACGCGGGAGCCCATCCACACCTTCACGGCCTCCTTCACGCAGGAGGTGTTCCCCTTCTTCGGGCTCTGGGGCCGCgggtccagcttctccctgagcCCCTGA